A single genomic interval of Pseudorasbora parva isolate DD20220531a chromosome 21, ASM2467924v1, whole genome shotgun sequence harbors:
- the g6pc1a.1 gene encoding glucose-6-phosphatase a, catalytic subunit, tandem duplicate 1, with protein sequence MDLFHSWGVNLAVHLQTEYRDYENLFQWVSSVADLHTTFFVFFPIWFHLHRDVGVKLIWVAVVGDWLNLVLKWVLFGERPYWWVNETKFYGPIKHPELQQFPITCETGPGSPSGHAMGSAGVGYVMVTAVLSIVAERKMPPLSYRFLQLMLWMLLGLVELLVCMSRVYLAAHFPHQVISGVISGIIVAETFSRVQWIYNASLRKYFNVTLFLLLFAVGFYVLLKALGVDLLWTLAKAQKWCVKSDWVLMDTTPFASLLRNMGTLFGLGLGLHLSSNNEMSSKKHISASFRTGCIGVSLVLLQVLDKMTFSSSNQLLFYLLSFGKCAVALVLPTALVPGAMSWILHENKHKKDL encoded by the exons ATGGACCTGTTTCACAGCTGGGGGGTGAACCTAGCTGTCCATTTGCAGACAGAATACCGGGATTATGAGAATCTGTTTCAGTGGGTCTCCTCGGTGGCGGATCTCCACACCACATTTTTCGTGTTTTTCCCCATTTGGTTTCATCTGCACAGAGACGTGGGTGTTAAACTCATCTGGGTGGCCGTGGTTGGAGACTGGCTAAACCTCGTCCTGAAGTG GGTGCTTTTCGGTGAGAGGCCGTACTGGTGGGTGAATGAGACTAAGTTTTATGGCCCTATAAAACATCCTGAACTGCAACAATTCCCCATCACTTGTGAAACGGGACCAG ggAGTCCATCTGGTCATGCCATGGGTTCTGCAGGAGTTGGGTATGTAATGGTTACAGCAGTGCTTTCCATTGTTGCTGAAAGAAAAATGCCTCCTTTAAGTTATAG ATTTTTACAGCTGATGCTCTGGATGCTTCTGGGTTTGGTGGagttactggtgtgcatgtctAGAGTTTACCTGGCAGCACATTTCCCACACCAAGTTATCAGCGGCGTTATTTCAG GTATAATTGTTGCAGAAACTTTCTCTAGAGTGCAGTGGATCTACAATGCAAGTCTGAGAAAGTATTTCAACGTCACGCTGTTCCTGCTGCTCTTCGCGGTGGGCTTCTATGTGCTTCTGAAAGCTCTTGGTGTGGATCTGCTCTGGACATTGGCAAAGGCCCAGAAATGGTGTGTGAAATCAGACTGGGTCCTTATGGACACAACCCCCTTTGCCAGCCTGTTGAGGAACATGGGTACCCTGTTCGGTCTGGGGCTTGGTCTTCACTTGTCAAGCAACAATGAAATGAGTAGCAAGAAACACATTAGCGCCTCTTTCAGGACAGGATGTATTGGTGTGTCATTGGTGTTGCTGCAGGTCCTGGATAAGATGACGTTTTCCTCGAGCAACCAGTTACTTTTCTACCTTCTTTCATTCGGCAAGTGCGCTGTTGCTTTGGTGCTTCCCACTGCACTTGTTCCTGGAGCGATGTCTTGGATTTTACATGAAAACAAGCATAAAAAGGACCTGTAG
- the ptges3l gene encoding putative protein PTGES3L: MPKIVRPENCQPAKTLWFDRKKYVTINFVVQNPKDVQIDIQETKIILSCKDVDDNNIYNEIEFYDRVFKCDSRDKVFDRTINVLIRKVKENVAWPRLQKDLAKPAWLLVDFDNWRDWENEEEDGMAEYEQYVDMLNDIKNKGEPPAMDDLDDLSD, from the exons ATGCCCAAGATTGTGAGACCAGAGAACTG tCAACCAGCCAAAACTCTGTGGTTTGATCGGAAAAAGTACGTCACTATCAACTTTGTGGTTCAAAACCCAAAAGATGTTCAGATAGATATTCAGGaaacaaaaattattttgag CTGTAAAGATGTGGATGACAACAATATCTACAATGAGATTGAATTTTATGACCGTGTATTTAAGTGT GATTCAAGGGACAAGGTCTTTGACCGAACAATTAATGTCTTAATAAGGAAAGTAAAGGAGAATGTGGCATGGCCTCGACTCCAGAAAGATCTGGCAAag CCAGCATGGCTGTTAGTAGACTTTGATAACTGGAGGGACTGGGAAAATGAGGAGGAAGATGGCATGGCAGAATATGAGCAGTATGTAGAT ATGCTTAATGACATTAAGAACAAAGGAGAGCCACCTGCCATGGATGATCTGGATGATCTT AGTGACTGA
- the g6pc1a.2 gene encoding glucose-6-phosphatase catalytic subunit 1, with protein MNAVMDTVHGFGVSSTQYLQTHYKDAQGWFLFVSFAADLRNTFFIFFPIWFHLKESVGIKLIWVAVIGDWLNLVFKWILFGERPYWWVHETPYYINSSAPHIEQYPMTCETGPGSPSGHAMGAAGVYYALVTSILAIMLSKEKKSSSKSLYLRGSLWTLFWTVQVCVCLSRVFIAAHFPHQVFAGVISGMIVAEAFNRQKWIYSASLKHYFNVTLFLLSFAVGLYVLLKALGVDLLWTLEKAQRWCVNPAWVHLDTTPFASLLRNMGTLFGLGLGLHSPLYTESKKSSSAHVRIACIVASLFLLHLFDSIKPPTHTAALFYLLSFCKSATVPLATVSIIPYCVSGALGLQSKKQL; from the exons ATGAACGCTGTGATGGATACAGTGCACGGATTCGGGGTGAGTAGCACCCAATACCTGCAGACCCATTACAAAGACGCCCAAGGATGGTTTCTTTTCGTCTCCTTCGCGGCAGATCTGAGGAACACATTCTTCATCTTCTTTCCCATCTGGTTCCATCTGAAAGAATCAGTCGGAATCAAGCTCATTTGGGTGGCTGTGATAGGAGATTGGCtcaatttagtattcaaatg GATCCTGTTTGGAGAACGTCCATACTGGTGGGTCCATGAGACTCCCTACTACATCAACAGCTCGGCGCCACATATTGAACAGTATCCCATGACCTGCGAGACCGGCCCAG GCAGTCCATCTGGTCATGCTATGGGCGCTGCTGGGGTTTACTATGCATTGGTCACCTCCATCCTCGCCATAATGCTGAGCAAAGAGAAGAAATCATCGTCCAAGAGCCT atacTTGCGTGGTTCACTTTGGACACTCTTCTGGACAGTCCAGGTCTGTGTATGTCTCTCCCGAGTCTTCATCGCTGCTCATTTCCCCCATCAAGTTTTCGCAGGTGTTATTTCAG GCATGATTGTTGCTGAGGCCTTCAACAGACAGAAATGGATCTATAGTGCCAGTCTAAAGCATTACTTCAACGTCACACTGTTCCTGCTCTCTTTCGCGGTGGGCTTGTACGTGCTCCTGAAAGCTCTGGGCGTGGACCTTCTGTGGACCCTCGAGAAAGCCCAGAGGTGGTGCGTCAATCCAGCCTGGGTCCATTTGGACACCACACCGTTCGCCAGCCTGTTGAGGAACATGGGCACCCTGTTCGGTCTGGGACTCGGTCTTCACTCTCCACTGTACACGGAAAGCAAGAAGAGCAGCAGTGCTCATGTCAGGATCGCCTGTATCGTCGCCTCTCTGTTTCTGCTGCATCTCTTCGATTCCATTAaacctcccacacacaccgctgCCCTCTTCTACCTGCTGTCTTTCTGCAAGAGCGCCACCGTTCCTCTCGCCACGGTTAGTATCATCCCGTACTGCGTGTCCGGGGCCCTCGGTTTACAAAGCAAGAAACAGCTTTAA